A single Argentina anserina chromosome 7, drPotAnse1.1, whole genome shotgun sequence DNA region contains:
- the LOC126803624 gene encoding uncharacterized protein LOC126803624, with protein sequence MSEKRVDGRDKAWKFTKKMEEEKYFRCVFCNQVCSGTISKFKHHLAGISGGMKACNKVPSDMKNEYQLAIKDFKDLKFKRCAMLRELGEGIGGGSDSIDSPLEECGSSATQLKVKGPLDSFVSSQPRQTVLNEAYKKELRKEVCRMVGRFMFSRVLPFNTINDPFWLAMVEGIAKYGVGFKPPSMHELRTWILREEVEDIDKYLLEHKKAWEKYWCSIMSDYWTDGKSRRIGEENVVQIITNNASNYKNAGLRLMQRMLKLWWTPCAAHSIDLMLEDISKLIIFKKTIASAKKVVKFLYGHTWVISLMREFTNNSEIIRPTIQTKKKDRLEHKRLNALVYVKYNSLLMERNIRRRVKKLDPILVEEIDSDDEWISEVEDPILPDDLSWLEEEPLDEPTIDDVPLSDDDMRFDQPSYAHSSKMKNVESSTYLYEDLDTEIYMKVSEGLKVGICEQ encoded by the exons ATGAGTGAGAAAAGGGTAGATGGAAGAGATAAAGCATGGAAATTTACAAAAAAGATGGAAGAGGAGAAATATTTTAGATGTGTTTTCTGTAATCAAGTATGCAGTGGCACTATTTCTAAATTTAAGCATCATTTAGCAGGTATTTCGGGTGGTATGAAAGCTTGTAATAAAGTCCCTTCTGATATGAAGAATGAGTATCAATTAGCTATAAAGGACTTTAAGGATTTGAAATTTAAGAGATGTGCTATGCTCCGTGAGCTTGGGGAAGGAATTGGTGGTGGAAGTGATAGTATAGATTCTCCATTAGAAGAATGTGGGAGTAGTGCTACTCAACTAAAAGTCAAAGGACCACTTGATAGTTTTGTGTCTTCTCAACCTAGGCAAACCGTATTGAATGAAGCTTACAAAAAAGAGTTAAGAAAAGAAGTTTGTCGGATGGTTGGGCGTTTTATGTTTTCTAGGGTGCTTCCTTTTAATACGATTAATGATCCATTTTGGTTAGCTATGGTAGAGGGAATTGCCAAGTATGGTGTAGGGTTTAAGCCTCCTTCTATGCATGAATTAAGAACTTGGATTCTTAGGGAAGAAGTTGAAGATATTGATAAATATTTGTTAGAGCATAAGAAAGCTTGGGAGAAGTATTGGTGTTCTATCATGTCGGATTATTGGACCGATGGAAAGAGTAGA AGAATTGGGGAAGAGAATGTAGTTCAAATAATCACCAATAATGcatcaaattataaaaatgcgGGCCTTAGACTTATGCAAAGGATGTTGAAGTTGTGGTGGACTCCATGTGCAGCACATTCTATTGATCTTATGCTTGAAGATATTAGCAAGCTAATCATCTTTAAGAAGACCATTGCAAGTGCTAAGAAAGTGGTGAAGTTTCTCTATGGACACACATGGGTCATTTCTCTCATGAGGGAATTCACAAACAACAGTGAGATCATTCGTCCGACG ATTCAAACTAAGAAAAAGGACCGACTTGAGCACAAAAGATTAAATGCATTGGTTTATGTCAAGTACAACTCTTTACTAATGGAAAGAAACATTAGAAGACGAGTGAAGAAGCTTGATCCCATTTTAGTGGAAGAAATCGATTCCGATGATGAATGGATATCAGAGGTGGAAGATCCTATATTGCCAGATGATCTCTCTTGGCTTGAAGAAG AGCCACTAGATGAGCCAACAATAGATGATGTTCCTTTGTCGGATGATGACATGAGATTTGATCAGCCCTCTTACGCACATTCTTCTAAAATGAAGAATGTTGAAAGCTCAA cttatctctatgagGACCTTGatacagagatatacatgaaagtttCTGAAGGACTTAAG GTTGGGATATGTGAACAATGA